A DNA window from Helianthus annuus cultivar XRQ/B chromosome 15, HanXRQr2.0-SUNRISE, whole genome shotgun sequence contains the following coding sequences:
- the LOC110911566 gene encoding uncharacterized protein LOC110911566 isoform X1 translates to MIYVVRDVVVVFGLAVVAMKIYFCMYISASVLAMKISLFLRIMFPSIISLRTLCESGPVSWRGNLDCDAAMTGPYPLCSLSYEPKKKNNFLSIFILNHYINHYSFYWKSHTTNLCSVAAVTRNTFPATLFPLKFWSTSASADYTYLMKTGLCSNFVLQCGCSKPRFLAKQSLASYTSTWLSKGWVKRNCCWLVLLSCFWLDEVSGLLSLIFTFGAYIDQLMRSNALLIILHLKDFGVGWGWGAGEWSEFEVKLVCEDLRAAMIYAWVCNTYRSRPHVLCLKFTSMWMLCRFTKS, encoded by the exons ATGATTTATGTTGTAAGAGATGTGGTTGTGGTGTTTGGGTTGGCTGTAGTGGCGATGAAGATTTATTTCTGTATGTATATATCTGCATCTGTGTTGGCGATGAAGATTTCTTTGTTTCTGCGTATAATGTTTCCGAGCATAATAAGTTTGAGGACTTTGTGTGAAAGTGGACCCGTATCTTGGCGGGGCAACCTGGATTGTGATGCAGCTATGACAGGGCCCTACCCACTTTGTTCTCTTTCATAtgagccaaaaaaaaaaaacaattttttgtCAATTTTTATTCTCAATCACTACATCAACCACTATAGTTTCTACTGGAAGTCGCATACAACCAACCTCTGTTCAG TTGCGGCGGTGACAAGGAATACGTTTCCGGCCACCCTTTTTCCGTTGAAGTTCTGGTCAACTTCTGCTTCTG CAGATTACACATATTTGATGAAGACCGGCCTCTGCAGCAACTTTGTTCTACAGTGTGGCTGTTCGAAACCCCG GTTCTTGGCCAAGCAAAGTTTAGCATCATATACAAGTACTTGGCTAAGCAAAGGGTGGGTAAAAAGAAACTGCTGTTGGTTGGTTCTGTTGTCATGCTTTTGGCTTGACGAAGTTTCAGGACTTTTATCTCTCATTTTCACCTTTGGCGCATATATTGATCAGCTGATGCGTAGCAATGCTTTATTAATCATATTGCATCTAAAGGATTTTGGTGTGGG ATGGGGTTGGGGTGCAGGTGAATGGTCTGAGTTTGAGGTAAAATTGGTTTGTGAAGATCTGCGAGCTGCAATGATTTATGCATGGGTCTGCAACACATATCGCTCAAGGCCACATGTTTTATGTTTGAAATTCACAAGCATGTGGATGCTATGTCGCTTTACGAAGAGTTAA
- the LOC110911567 gene encoding uncharacterized protein LOC110911567 produces MDAIISSIITPVVESLMVPLKKHLGFLVSSRRYVRDMKEKMEQLNLTEQDIRHTWEEEVARNHEVSHHVLPWLEKVKEVNEKAQSIPTGGIGCFNIAKRYKAGKQSYNILKGIQALETQKSEIVFTNVQIPLAVVVSTSIAPPTSTSTDGTQHNFKSRDLIYKAALKSLRSNDESQKMIALCGMGGVGKTTMMEQLKKAVEASNSFDRVVKVVLGENTDVIALQRAIAKYIDSEDLKEEVIDARADRLQKIFEEMSKQGKKTLVIMDDIWSEVDLKDVGLSPLPNGFKLLFTSRSENVCARMGVKTDSVFKIRVLDEAEAKTLFFGIVGPSIIDGDEPEIHKIGEDIVNKCGGLPIALKTIAKSLIGNIKEAWQETLSNLQHEDLQDLNDIVHKVFEMSYNNLQKEDDKSIFLLSGLFPEDFDIPIEDLMRYGWGLKLFTKVDTLAKARRRTIICVNNLIQANLLTESDRMGCVKMHDLVRVFALSNFSKVKQASIVYHDNMSGHQLINNDAKESYERILLKCTGMTKFPVDFNYPNLSLLIVMDGDDLLKSPQGIYENSEKLEVASYENMGIPLLPVMFEHSTKLRTLCLRSCPLIDDISFLGSLSNLEALSLVDCGIRRLPSMIGMLKKLKLLDLTGCVDLRIDDGVFQNLGSLEELYMRAYRGSCIDFTDANCAELEILSQRLFALELELFKNDIQPKNLSFEKLERFRISIGCQLYTWKDDERNSFRNTIKLVGECNELLECKIGDLFEKTEELHLQVNHVENVSMHHSFSNLKVLHVSDCKDLTYLFTVGMASGLKKLERLKISYCPVLRTLVGEDCAVGVIRFPKLNYLYLHDLPSMVSLCGTVIELPEMVELDLSFLPSFTSIYPDNSNPCAIESLLNKKVVIPKLEKLDIFYMENLKQIWPSQMSTAEKNNVNMLRMINVDMCDRLINIFPNNPLPMLNNLEELEVKECGSIEVLFDIDFENVSEMEGYISSLRSIEVRDSDNLKELWRMNGVNNSNILINGFQAVQTIYIFRCESFKTVFTPVTANFDLSALTSYKAHEINVIAEVDDYIPDVTYPSYLPHTCPHLQHLELLSDKRVGEMVFDMDSPTSSRQLATTQPPLLLPYLQTIHLFGLEEMSHVWRCNWNRFLIRHHPPLRFPFQNLTGIYLNSCHNIKYLLSPLMAKYLSNLKSVDIDDCGGMEEVISREDDENITSASSYQDTAFFPHLDTLKLQMLRCLKSVDDGGRRCGSDKLSSNMIHDEFQSGQVNVACWSLCQYPTKISIKECDALSSLIPWYAVGQMKRLQELEIRNCSRMTEVFESESSVDEGGARVVGGPPIKNLTIVGLPQLSNLKRVKITGCDLLSYIFTFSTLESLKQLKELKVIGCKAIQVIMKEEKEASSKGVVFPHLETLILDKLPKLKGFFLGMNDFRWPSLDHVLIDDCPQLMMFTSGQSTTPKLKYIETSLGKYSPECGLNFHETLDQTTFPASSEPTIPKGVPCSFHNLIEINIEYRYVGKTVLPSNALLQLEKLQQITMNTCHGLEEVFEVGSSEGTNKSQTLVQIPNLTQVKLANVGDLKYLWKSNQWMVLEFPNLTTLSITYCHKLEHVFTCSMVNSLVQLQDLHISDCNNIEVVVKEEEEKCDAKVNEIILPLLKSLKLGELPSFKGFCLGKEAFSLPKLETLQIKECRAITVFTKGHVSTPELEVIDTSFGFCYVKTDINSLLKTKQEEGWEF; encoded by the exons ATGGATGCTATTATAAGTTCAATTATTACTCCTGTTGTTGAATCATTGATGGTCCCTCTTAAGAAGCATTTGGGTTTTCTGGTATCCTCCAGAAGATATGTTAGAGATATGAAGGAGAAAATGGAACAATTGAATCTCACAGAGCAAGATATTCGGCATACTTGGGAAGAAGAAGTTGCAAGAAATCATGAGGTATCTCACCATGTGTTGCCATGGTTGGAAAAAGTCAAAGAGGTTAACGAAAAGGCGCAAAGTATTCCAACTGGCGGAATCGGATGCTTCAACATTGCAAAAAGATACAAAGCAGGAAAACAATCGTATAATATTCTCAAGGGGATACAAGCTCTTGAAACACAGAAATCTGAGATCGTGTTTACTAACGTACAAATACCTCTTGCTGTGGTTGTATCTACTTCTATAGCACCTCCCACCTCTACCAGTACTGATGGTACCCAACACAACTTCAAGTCAAGAGATTTGATATACAAGGCAGCTTTGAAATCCCTTCGATCAAACGATGAGTCCCAAAAGATGATTGCTCTATGTGGGATGGGTGGTGTCGGCAAGACCACAATGATGGAACAACTAAAGAAGGCCGTGGAAGCTTCAAATTCTTTTGATAGGGTTGTGAAGGTGGTTCTTGGGGAAAACACCGACGTAATTGCTCTTCAACGAGCTATTGCAAAGTACATTGATTCTGAGGATTTAAAAGAAGAAGTTATAGATGCAAGGGCTGATCGTCTTCAAAAAATATTTGAAGAGATGTCAAAACAAGGAAAGAAAACTTTGGTAATAATGGACGATATTTGGAGCGAGGTCGATCTTAAAGATGTTGGACTAAGTCCATTGCCAAATGGGTTTAAGTTGTTGTTCACATCACGATCTGAAAATGTTTGCGCTCGGATGGGTGTTAAAACTGACTCAGTTTTTAAAATACGCGTCTTAGATGAAGCAGAagcaaaaactttattttttggAATTGTGGGACCATCTATTATAGATGGTGATGAACCAGAGATCCATAAGATAGGAGAAGATATTGTGAATAAATGTGGGGGTTTGCCTATTGCCTTAAAAACCATTGCCAAAAGTCTTATCGGTAACATAAAGGAGGCATGGCAAGAAACACTTTCAAATTTACAACATGAAGACCTTCAAGACCTTAATGACATCGTCCATAAAGTTTTTGAAATGAGCTACAACAATCTTCAAAAGGAGGATGACAAATCAATTTTTCTTCTTAGTGGCTTATTTCCTGAAGACTTCGATATTCCTATCGAGGACTTGATGAGATATGGATGGGGATTGAAGTTGTTTACTAAGGTGGATACTTTAGCAAAAGCAAGAAGACGAACAATCATATGTGTTAACAACCTCATACAAGCAAACTTGTTGACAGAAAGTGATCGCATGGGATGTGTAAAGATGCATGATCTCGTGCGTGTTTTTGCTTTAAGTAAtttttcaaaagtcaaacaagctTCAATAGTCTACCATGATAATATGTCTGGACATCAGCTTATAAACAACGATGCAAAAGAGTCTTATGAAAGAATTTTATTAAAGTGCACAGGTATGACTAAATTTCCTGTAGACTTTAATTACCCAAATCTCTCACTCTTGATTGTTATGGATGGGGATGACCTCCTCAAGTCTCCTCAAGGTATTtatgaaaattcagaaaaactTGAGGTTGCCTCTTATGAGAATATGGGTATTCCATTACTTCCGGTAATGTTTGAACACTCCACCAAACTTCGAACACTATGCCTTCGTTCATGCCCATTGATTGATGATATATCTTTCCTTGGAAGTCTTAGCAACTTGGAAGCATTGAGCCTTGTTGATTGTGGAATAAGAAGGTTGCCATCGATGATAGGAATGTTGAAAAAACTGAAGTTACTAGATTTGACTGGATGTGTTGACCTACGCATTGACGATGGTGTCTTTCAAAACTTGGGCAGCCTTGAAGAACTTTATATGAGAGCTTATAGAGGTAGTTGTATTGATTTCACAGATGCCAACTGTGCCGAATTGGAGATACTTTCACAGAGGCTATTTGCATTAGAGTTGGAGTTGTTTAAGAACGATATCCAACCGAAAAACTTGTCTTTTGAAAAACTTGAAAGGTTTAGAATATCTATCGGTTGTCAATTGTATACATGGAAGGATGATGAGAGAAATTCATTCAGAAATACGATTAAATTAGTTGGTGAGTGCAATGAGCTGCTAGAATGCAAAATCGGTGATCTATTTGAGAAAACAGAGGAGCTTCATTTACAAGTGAATCATGTTGAAAATGTGTCGATGCATCACTCATTTTCCAATTTAAAGGTCCTTCATGTTTCTGATTGTAAAGATTTGACATACCTCTTCACAGTTGGCATGGCAAGTGGTTTGAAGAAACTGGAGCGACTCAAAATCTCCTATTGCCCTGTTTTGAGAACACTGGTTGGTGAGGATTGTGCAGTTGGGGTGATTAGATTCCCAAAGTTGAATTATTTGTATTTACATGATCTACCAAGCATGGTAAGCTTGTGTGGAACTGTGATTGAGTTACCAGAAATGGTAGAGTTGGATCTTTCGTTCCTTCCCAGCTTCACAAGCATTTATCCTGACAACAGTAATCCATGTGCGATAGAATCCTTATTGAACAAAAAG GTTGTGATACCTAAGTTGGAGAAATTAGATATTTTTTATATGGAGAACTTGAAGCAGATATGGCCATCTCAAATGTCTACTGCTGAGAAAAATAATGTAAACATGTTGAGAATGATCAACGTGGACATGTGTGATAGACTTATCAATATTTTTCCAAACAACCCATTGCCAATGCTGAATAATTTAGAAGAGCTTGAAGTTAAAGAGTGTGGTTCCATTGAAGTATTATTCGACATCGACTTTGAAAATGTTAGTGAAATGGAGGGATACATTAGCAGTTTAAGAAGCATTGAAGTTCGTGATTCAGACAATCTAAAAGAGTTGTGGAGGATGAATGGTGTAAATAACTCTAATATCCTCATCAATGGCTTTCAAGCTGTACAAACCATTTATATATTCAGATGCGAGAGTTTTAAAACTGTATTCACACCTGTCACAGCCAATTTTGATCTCAGCGCACTTACTTCCTACAAGGCTCATGAG ATTAATGTCATAGCAGAAGTGGATGATTACATTCCAGATGTCACATACCCATCTTATCTTCCGCACACCTGTCCTCACCTTCAACATCTTGAATTATTGAGTGATAAAAGAGTGGGTGAGATGGTGTTTGATATGGATAGTCCAACAAGTAGTAGGCAATTAGCAACAACTCAACCGCCACTACTACTTCCCTACCTTCAAACTATACATCTATTTGGGTTGGAAGAGATGAGTCATGTGTGGAGGTGCAATTGGAATAGATTCTTAATTCGTCATCATCCACCTTTGCGATTTCCTTTCCAAAACCTCACAGGCATTTACTTGAATTCTTGTCACAATATAAAGTACTTGTTGTCTCCTCTTATGGCAAAATATTTATCCAACTTAAAGAGTGTGGACATTGATGATTGTGGTGGTATGGAAGAGGTTATTTCGAGAGAAGATGACGAAAACATTACATCTGCATCTTCTTACCAAGACACCGCATTCTTTCCTCATTTGGACACTCTGAAGCTTCAAATGCTCCGATGTCTAAAGAGTGTTGATGATGGTGGCAGGAGGTGCGGGAGTGATAAACTTTCCTCCAATATGATTCATGATGAGTTCCAG AGTGGTCAAGTAAACGTTGCTTGTTGGTCATTGTGCCAATACCCCACAAAGATATCCATAAAGGAGTGTGATGCATTGTCAAGTCTAATTCCATGGTATGCAGTCGGACAAATGAAAAGGCTTCAAGAGCTGGAAATTAGGAATTGCAGTAGGATGACAGAGGTATTTGAAAGTGAATCTAGTGTTGATGAAGGAGGTGCACGTGTTGTTGGTGGTCCACCAATAAAAAACCTTACTATCGTAGGTCTCCCTCAGCTCTCCAACTTAAAAAGAGTGAAAATCACAGGATGTGACCTTCTATCATATATATTCACATTCTCCACCCTTGAAAGCCTCAAGCAACTCAAAGAATTAAAAGTAATAGGATGCAAGGCAATACAAGTGATtatgaaagaagaaaaagaagcaTCATCCAAAGGTGTGGTATTCCCTCATCTAGAGACACTTATACTTGACAAACTACCAAAGCTCAAGGGTTTCTTCTTGGGGATGAATGACTTTCGATGGCCCTCATTAGATCATGTATTGATCgatgattgccctcaattgatgATGTTTACATCTGGTCAGTCAACAACTCCAAAGCTCAAGTACATAGAAACAAGCTTAGGCAAATATAGTCCTGAATGTGGCCTTAACTTTCATGAAACTTTGGATCAG ACCACATTCCCAGCTTCTTCAGAGCCTACTATTCCAAAAGGAGTCCCTTGCTCTTTTCATAATCTGATAGAAATTAATATAGAGTATAGATATGTTGGAAAGACTGTTTTACCATCTAATGCGCTGCTACAATTGGAAAAGCTTCAACAGATTACTATGAATACATGTCATGGGCTAGAAGAGGTATTTGAAGTAGGATCATCGGAAGGAACAAATAAATCACAAACTCTTGTCCAAATTCCAAACCTAACACAAGTCAAGTTAGCCAATGTAGGAGATCTCAAGTATCTATGGAAGAGCAATCAGTGGATGGTACTGGAATTTCCAAACCTGACAACTCTCTCTATTACATATTGCCATAAACTGGAACATGTTTTTACATGTTCCATGGTTAACAGCCTAGTGCAACTCCAAGACCTACATATAAGTGACTGCAACAATATAGAGGTAGTTGTGAAGGAGGAAGAAGAAAAATGTGATGCCAAAGTAAATGAGATTATCTTACCTCTTCTAAAGTCCTTAAAACTAGGCGAACTTCCAAGTTTCAAGGGATTTTGCTTGGGGAAGGAGGCTTTCTCATTGCCAAAGTTGGAAACTTTACAAATAAAAGAATGCCGAGCAATTACAGTTTTCACCAAGGGACATGTGTCTACCCCTGAGCTCGAAGTAATAGATACAAGTTTTGGGTTTTGTTATGTAAAGACAGATATCAACTCCCTTTTAAAGACCAAACAAGAGGAG GGGTGGGAATTCTAG
- the LOC110911566 gene encoding uncharacterized protein LOC110911566 isoform X2, with amino-acid sequence MSLCYHMATVAAVTRNTFPATLFPLKFWSTSASADYTYLMKTGLCSNFVLQCGCSKPWFLAKQSLASYTSTWLSKGWVKRNCSWLVLLSCFWLDEVSGLLSLIFTFGAYIDQLMRSNALLIILHLKDFGVGWGWGAGEWSASCNDLCMGLQHISLKATCFMF; translated from the exons ATGAGTTTGTGCTATCACATGGCAACCG TTGCGGCGGTGACAAGGAATACGTTTCCGGCCACCCTTTTTCCGTTGAAGTTCTGGTCAACTTCTGCTTCTG CAGATTACACATATTTGATGAAGACCGGCCTCTGCAGCAACTTTGTTCTACAGTGTGGCTGTTCGAAACCCTG GTTCTTGGCCAAGCAAAGTTTAGCATCATATACAAGTACTTGGCTAAGCAAAGGGTGGGTAAAAAGAAACTGCAGTTGGTTGGTTCTGTTGTCATGCTTTTGGCTTGACGAAGTTTCAGGACTTTTATCTCTCATTTTCACCTTTGGCGCATATATTGATCAGCTGATGCGTAGCAATGCTTTATTAATCATATTGCATCTAAAGGATTTTGGTGTGGG ATGGGGTTGGGGTGCAGGTGAATGGTCTGCGAGCTGCAATGATTTATGCATGGGTCTGCAACACATATCGCTCAAGGCCAcatgttttatgttttaa